One window of Novosphingobium sp. 9U genomic DNA carries:
- the purB gene encoding adenylosuccinate lyase: MVPRYARPAMTAIWEPEARYRIWFEVEAHAAVKMGELGVVPPSAGQALWDWWATNPTIDVAAIDAIEAVTKHDVIAFLDWVAQQVGPEARFMHQGMTSSDVLDTTLNVQLARAADLLLEDLDQLLAALQRRAEEHKYTPTIGRSHGIHAEPVTFGLKLAQAYAEFARCRKRLVAAREEIATCAISGAVGTFANVDPSVEEYVAEKMGLEVEPISTQVIPRDRHAMFFSVLAVIASSIERLAIEVRHLQRTEVLEAEEYFSPGQKGSSAMPHKRNPVLTENLTGQARMIRSYALPAMENVALWHERDISHSSVERFIGPDATITLDFALARLTGVIDKLLIYPERMQKNLDRMGGLVHSQRVLLALTQAGLSRDESYRLVQRNAMKVWESDGQLSLLELLKADPEVAAALPAATIEDKFNLDYHFKEVDRIFARVFGAD; encoded by the coding sequence ATGGTCCCCCGCTACGCCCGCCCCGCGATGACCGCGATCTGGGAGCCCGAGGCGCGCTACCGCATCTGGTTCGAGGTCGAGGCGCACGCGGCGGTGAAGATGGGCGAGCTCGGCGTCGTGCCGCCCAGCGCCGGTCAGGCCCTGTGGGACTGGTGGGCGACCAACCCGACGATCGACGTCGCCGCCATCGACGCGATCGAAGCGGTGACCAAGCATGACGTCATCGCTTTCCTGGACTGGGTGGCGCAGCAGGTCGGCCCCGAAGCGCGCTTCATGCACCAGGGCATGACCAGCTCCGACGTGCTCGACACCACGCTCAACGTCCAGCTGGCGCGGGCCGCCGACTTGCTGCTGGAAGACCTCGACCAGCTGCTCGCCGCGCTCCAGCGCCGGGCCGAGGAGCACAAGTACACCCCCACGATCGGCCGTAGCCACGGCATCCATGCCGAGCCGGTGACCTTCGGCCTCAAGCTGGCGCAGGCCTATGCCGAATTCGCCCGCTGCCGCAAGCGCCTGGTCGCCGCGCGCGAGGAGATCGCGACGTGCGCGATCTCGGGCGCGGTCGGCACGTTCGCCAACGTCGATCCGTCAGTGGAGGAATACGTCGCGGAGAAAATGGGCTTGGAGGTCGAGCCGATCTCCACCCAGGTCATCCCGCGCGACCGTCACGCGATGTTCTTCTCGGTGCTCGCCGTGATTGCCAGCTCGATCGAGCGCCTCGCCATCGAGGTCCGCCACCTGCAGCGCACCGAAGTGCTGGAGGCTGAAGAATACTTCTCGCCCGGCCAGAAGGGTTCGAGCGCGATGCCGCACAAGCGCAACCCGGTGCTGACCGAAAATCTCACGGGCCAGGCACGCATGATCCGCTCCTACGCGCTGCCCGCCATGGAGAACGTGGCGCTGTGGCATGAGCGGGACATCTCGCACTCGTCGGTAGAGCGGTTCATCGGCCCCGACGCGACGATCACCCTGGACTTCGCGCTGGCGCGGCTCACCGGCGTAATCGACAAGCTGCTGATCTACCCCGAGCGCATGCAGAAGAACCTCGACCGCATGGGCGGCCTGGTCCACTCGCAGCGGGTGCTGCTGGCGCTGACCCAGGCCGGTCTCAGCCGCGACGAGAGCTATCGCCTGGTGCAGCGCAACGCCATGAAGGTGTGGGAATCGGACGGCCAGCTCTCACTGCTCGAACTGCTCAAGGCCGATCCCGAAGTCGCCGCCGCACTGCCCGCCGCAACGATCGAGGACAAGTTCAACCTCGACTACCACTTCAAAGAAGTGGACCGCATCTTTGCGCGCGTGTTCGGGGCTGACTGA
- a CDS encoding lipopolysaccharide assembly protein LapA domain-containing protein, with product MQIIRTIFWVILTAILVAFIAMNWTRVPVNIWPVEGGNYLHFEWPVGVIALVFFLAGALPMWLVHRAGRWRLNRRIHSLENTVATTSAPVSTAPVVTHEPAPVITTEPVPPRTTPLDPLP from the coding sequence ATGCAGATCATCCGCACGATCTTCTGGGTCATCCTGACCGCCATCCTGGTCGCCTTTATCGCCATGAACTGGACCCGGGTGCCGGTGAACATCTGGCCGGTCGAGGGCGGCAACTACCTCCACTTCGAATGGCCGGTCGGCGTAATTGCGCTGGTGTTCTTCCTGGCCGGCGCGCTGCCGATGTGGCTGGTGCACCGCGCCGGACGCTGGCGCCTCAACCGCCGCATCCACTCGCTGGAGAACACCGTCGCCACCACGAGCGCTCCGGTGAGTACCGCGCCGGTCGTCACCCATGAGCCTGCGCCGGTCATCACGACCGAGCCGGTGCCGCCGCGCACCACACCGCTCGACCCGCTACCCTGA
- a CDS encoding SIMPL domain-containing protein: MKQFTYAAAAALAAIATPALAQVSVSPTLAPGHTLLTVSAEGTSTQQPDLALFNAGVTTQGDSASAALAENSRKMTQVIAALKRAGVADRDIQTSNLNLNPVYAQPRRLPDGSVEEQTQKIVGYQVSNQVSVKQRKLDDYGKVIDALVASGANQVNGPNFMLGKPQGALDEARNAAIKTARERAQLYAQAAGLRVVGILSISESGGYAPQPVMFRRSAMMDVAAAPPPAPIMAGELESNVNVTVQFELAQ, translated from the coding sequence ATGAAGCAGTTCACCTACGCCGCAGCAGCCGCTCTGGCTGCGATTGCGACGCCGGCGCTGGCGCAAGTCTCCGTGTCGCCCACGCTCGCGCCCGGCCACACGCTGCTGACGGTCAGCGCCGAGGGCACTTCGACGCAGCAGCCCGACCTCGCCCTGTTCAACGCCGGTGTGACCACGCAAGGCGACAGCGCCAGCGCCGCCTTGGCCGAGAATTCGCGCAAGATGACGCAGGTCATCGCCGCGCTGAAGCGGGCCGGCGTGGCGGATCGTGACATTCAGACCAGCAACCTCAACCTCAATCCCGTCTACGCGCAGCCGCGCCGCCTGCCCGATGGCAGCGTCGAGGAGCAGACGCAGAAGATCGTCGGCTACCAGGTGAGCAACCAGGTTTCGGTCAAGCAGCGCAAGCTGGACGATTATGGCAAGGTCATTGACGCGCTGGTCGCCTCGGGCGCCAACCAGGTCAACGGCCCCAATTTCATGCTGGGCAAGCCGCAGGGCGCGTTGGACGAAGCCCGGAACGCCGCGATCAAGACCGCGCGTGAGCGGGCCCAGCTCTATGCCCAGGCGGCGGGCCTGCGCGTCGTCGGCATCCTCTCGATCAGCGAGAGCGGTGGCTATGCGCCGCAGCCAGTGATGTTCCGCCGCTCGGCGATGATGGATGTGGCTGCTGCTCCCCCGCCCGCGCCGATCATGGCCGGCGAGTTGGAAAGCAACGTCAACGTGACGGTGCAGTTCGAACTCGCGCAGTA
- a CDS encoding NRDE family protein, which yields MCVAAVAWNAHPRWRLVVAGNRDEFHARPAAPLARWDSGILAGRDLTGGGTWLGVHEAGRFALVTNFRQPEGPRANRPSRGKMVADLLQGRTPEHLAEMNTFNVIHSDGDQAGFLTNHPEVRFVPLASGIHGLSNGGFHDRWPKTLQLETALAGWLNEEAGDPALLLDALRAETPDPALARPSEGPEPRFAPVFIRDETYGTRCSTVIAVDLQGFGTVIERRFDPQGAATGDTRLDFRWPAP from the coding sequence AACGCGCATCCGCGTTGGCGGCTGGTCGTCGCCGGCAATCGCGACGAGTTCCACGCCCGCCCCGCCGCACCGCTCGCGCGCTGGGATAGCGGCATCTTGGCCGGCCGCGATCTCACCGGCGGCGGCACCTGGTTGGGCGTGCATGAGGCCGGCCGCTTCGCGCTCGTCACCAACTTCCGCCAGCCGGAAGGTCCACGGGCAAACCGGCCTTCACGCGGGAAGATGGTGGCGGACCTGTTGCAGGGCCGCACGCCCGAGCACCTTGCCGAGATGAACACCTTCAACGTCATCCACTCGGACGGCGATCAAGCAGGCTTTCTTACCAACCACCCCGAAGTGCGCTTCGTGCCCTTGGCGAGCGGCATCCACGGCTTGTCAAACGGTGGCTTCCACGACCGCTGGCCCAAGACGCTTCAGCTGGAGACGGCGCTCGCCGGGTGGCTCAACGAGGAAGCGGGCGATCCGGCGCTGCTCCTTGATGCTCTGCGCGCGGAGACGCCCGACCCTGCGCTCGCCCGACCGAGCGAAGGACCGGAGCCCCGCTTCGCGCCGGTGTTCATCCGCGACGAAACTTACGGGACGCGGTGTTCAACGGTGATCGCGGTCGACCTCCAGGGCTTCGGAACGGTGATCGAGCGCCGCTTCGACCCACAAGGCGCGGCAACAGGGGACACCCGGCTGGACTTTCGCTGGCCCGCCCCTTAG
- the pyrF gene encoding orotidine-5'-phosphate decarboxylase translates to MNHNPVYLALDLPRLDAAEALARKVSGHIGGIKLGLEFFCAHGHHGVLEMHKVGLPIFLDLKLHDIPNTVASAMQAIHVLEPSIVTIHAAGGRAMMEDAKAAAGERCKVVAVTVLTSLDEGDLSATGVGGTAHDQALRLAELAHSAGLDGIVCSGQEVAGVRKQWKDGFFVVPGLRPANGKSNGDQKRTVTPREARDAGASVLVVGRPISRAEDPLAAAIAIEATL, encoded by the coding sequence ATGAACCACAATCCCGTCTATCTCGCCCTCGACCTGCCGCGCCTGGATGCCGCCGAGGCACTCGCTCGCAAGGTCTCGGGGCACATTGGCGGGATCAAGCTGGGACTCGAGTTCTTCTGCGCACATGGGCACCACGGCGTGTTGGAGATGCACAAGGTCGGCCTGCCGATCTTCCTCGACCTCAAGCTGCACGACATCCCCAACACCGTCGCCTCGGCCATGCAGGCGATCCACGTGCTGGAGCCCTCGATCGTAACGATTCACGCGGCGGGCGGCCGCGCGATGATGGAGGATGCCAAGGCTGCCGCGGGCGAGCGCTGCAAGGTCGTTGCAGTGACGGTGCTGACCAGCCTGGACGAGGGTGACCTATCCGCAACCGGCGTCGGGGGCACTGCGCACGATCAGGCGCTCCGCCTCGCCGAACTGGCGCACTCGGCCGGGCTCGACGGGATCGTGTGCTCGGGCCAGGAGGTCGCCGGAGTCCGCAAGCAGTGGAAGGACGGCTTCTTCGTGGTACCCGGCCTCCGCCCCGCCAACGGCAAGTCCAACGGCGACCAAAAGCGCACGGTCACTCCGCGCGAGGCCCGCGACGCTGGCGCCTCTGTGCTGGTGGTCGGCCGCCCGATCAGCCGGGCGGAGGACCCCTTGGCGGCGGCGATCGCGATCGAGGCGACGCTTTAG